The following are from one region of the Erwinia billingiae Eb661 genome:
- the aaeR gene encoding HTH-type transcriptional activator AaeR: MERLKGMSVFARVVELGSFTAAANRMQMSVSAVSQTVAKLEDELQVKLLNRSTRSLGLTEAGKIYFQGCRRMMSEAQQVHEQLYAFNNTPVGTLRIGSSSTMAQNVLANMTAEMLREYPGLTVNLVTGSPAPDLIADGLDLVIRVGALQDSSLFSRRLGSMPMVVCAAKSYLTQHGTPEKPSDLGNFSWLEYSVRPDNDFELTSPEGVSIRLSLQGRFATNDSQTLIRWLVSGTGIAHVPLMWVIDEINAGQVEILFAHYQSAPRPVYAVYTQKDKLPLKVQVCINYLTEYFDKVADVYQESRQE; the protein is encoded by the coding sequence ATGGAAAGACTTAAGGGCATGTCCGTGTTTGCACGGGTGGTAGAACTGGGATCCTTTACCGCGGCGGCTAACCGGATGCAAATGAGCGTCTCGGCCGTCAGCCAGACTGTAGCCAAACTGGAAGATGAACTCCAGGTCAAATTGTTGAATCGCAGTACCCGCAGCCTGGGACTGACCGAAGCCGGGAAGATCTACTTCCAGGGCTGTCGACGAATGATGTCTGAAGCGCAGCAGGTTCATGAACAGCTGTACGCGTTTAACAATACCCCAGTGGGAACCTTGCGCATTGGCAGTTCATCCACCATGGCGCAAAACGTGCTGGCCAACATGACGGCGGAGATGCTGCGGGAATATCCCGGCCTGACCGTAAATCTGGTCACCGGCAGCCCAGCTCCCGATCTTATCGCTGACGGGCTGGATTTAGTGATCCGCGTCGGCGCGCTGCAGGACTCGAGTCTGTTTTCACGGCGGTTGGGGTCAATGCCGATGGTGGTTTGCGCCGCAAAAAGCTATCTGACCCAACATGGCACACCGGAGAAACCGTCAGATTTAGGTAACTTTTCTTGGCTGGAGTACAGCGTCCGCCCGGATAACGATTTCGAGCTGACGTCGCCTGAAGGCGTCTCTATCCGCCTTTCTCTTCAGGGGCGTTTTGCCACCAATGACTCACAAACCCTGATCCGCTGGCTGGTTTCAGGAACCGGCATCGCCCATGTGCCGTTAATGTGGGTGATCGATGAGATTAACGCCGGACAGGTGGAGATCCTGTTTGCCCATTATCAATCCGCACCACGGCCGGTTTATGCGGTTTATACCCAGAAGGACAAGCTGCCGTTGAAGGTGCAGGTGTGTATTAACTATCTCACCGAGTATTTCGATAAGGTGGCGGACGTTTATCAGGAATCGCGGCAGGAGTAG
- the aaeX gene encoding p-hydroxybenzoic acid efflux pump operon protein AaeX, with translation MSMLPVIVIFGLSFPPIFFEIIVSLMLFWLVRRLLTPTGIYDLVWHPALFNTALYCCLFYLVSRLFV, from the coding sequence ATGAGTATGCTTCCGGTTATTGTGATATTTGGGCTCTCTTTTCCGCCCATTTTCTTCGAAATTATTGTGTCATTGATGCTGTTCTGGCTGGTGCGTCGTTTGCTGACACCAACCGGGATCTATGACCTGGTCTGGCATCCTGCACTGTTTAATACAGCACTCTACTGCTGCCTGTTCTACCTGGTTTCCCGATTGTTTGTCTGA
- the yhcN gene encoding peroxide/acid stress response protein YhcN encodes MKTKLAIAVLGLASVLSFGASAAHLITDQQASEQNLQSMGTISVSGVDGAPTDIRHELSQKADQQGASSYRVIEARNDGNYHATAELYK; translated from the coding sequence ATGAAAACCAAATTAGCAATCGCAGTACTCGGCCTGGCCTCAGTTCTTTCTTTCGGCGCCAGCGCCGCTCACCTGATAACTGATCAGCAGGCAAGCGAGCAGAACCTGCAGTCAATGGGCACCATTAGTGTTAGTGGTGTTGATGGCGCGCCAACCGATATCCGTCATGAGCTTTCTCAGAAAGCGGATCAGCAAGGTGCCAGCTCTTATCGTGTGATCGAAGCGCGTAACGATGGCAACTACCACGCCACCGCAGAGCTGTATAAATAA
- a CDS encoding NAD-dependent succinate-semialdehyde dehydrogenase, whose translation MSTSLLQDHELFQTGYFCDGKWLRTAATFDVLNPATGEVVAHVAKAGKSETEQAIAAAEKAFPAWRAKTAKERSEILNRWYQLMIDNKAWLGKLMTAEQGKPLKEAEGEVEYAASFIQWFAEQAKRANGEIIPPAKAGSRILATREAIGVVAAITPWNFPMAMLTRKLGPALAAGCTGIIKPANNTPLSAFALLALAKKAGVPDGVLNAVAGDTHAISDAIMASKAVRKISFTGSTAVGKLLMRNAAETMKKVSMELGGNAPYIVFDDADIDAAVKGAIANKFRNAGQVCVSVNRFYIHNRVYDRFVSQLADEVKKLKVGNGMEEGVIVGPLIEASALEKVEEHVKDAVAHGGKIVTGGARHVLGGNFWQPTVIAEANEKMKLAKEETFGPVAACFRFDEEDEVIRRANDTEFGLAAYFYTQNLQRVFRVSAALESGMVGINECAVSTELAPFGGVKESGLGREGSVLGLEEFLEVKALHIGGL comes from the coding sequence ATGAGCACCTCATTACTTCAGGATCACGAACTGTTCCAGACCGGCTATTTTTGTGATGGCAAGTGGCTGCGTACCGCTGCCACCTTCGATGTACTGAATCCGGCAACGGGTGAAGTGGTAGCCCATGTCGCCAAAGCCGGTAAAAGCGAAACAGAGCAGGCGATCGCGGCTGCAGAGAAGGCTTTCCCCGCCTGGCGTGCTAAAACGGCCAAAGAGCGCAGCGAAATCCTTAACCGCTGGTATCAGCTGATGATCGACAACAAAGCCTGGCTCGGCAAGTTAATGACCGCCGAACAGGGCAAACCGCTGAAGGAAGCTGAAGGCGAAGTGGAGTATGCCGCCAGCTTCATTCAATGGTTTGCTGAACAGGCCAAGCGCGCTAACGGCGAGATCATTCCTCCTGCCAAAGCCGGCTCGCGGATCCTGGCCACGCGGGAAGCGATTGGGGTGGTGGCCGCGATCACACCGTGGAATTTCCCCATGGCAATGTTGACCCGCAAACTTGGTCCTGCACTGGCCGCAGGCTGTACCGGCATTATCAAACCCGCCAACAACACCCCACTTTCAGCCTTTGCGCTGCTGGCACTGGCGAAGAAAGCCGGTGTACCCGATGGAGTTCTCAATGCTGTCGCGGGCGACACCCATGCAATCAGCGATGCCATTATGGCCAGCAAGGCGGTTCGGAAGATCTCGTTTACCGGCTCGACCGCCGTCGGCAAGCTGTTGATGCGAAATGCCGCAGAGACGATGAAAAAGGTCTCGATGGAACTGGGCGGTAACGCACCCTATATCGTGTTTGACGATGCCGATATTGATGCCGCGGTGAAAGGCGCCATCGCCAATAAATTCCGTAACGCTGGCCAAGTTTGCGTCAGCGTGAACCGCTTCTATATCCACAACCGCGTTTATGACCGCTTCGTCAGCCAGCTGGCTGATGAGGTGAAAAAACTGAAGGTCGGTAATGGCATGGAAGAAGGGGTGATCGTCGGGCCGCTGATAGAGGCTTCTGCGCTGGAGAAAGTGGAAGAACACGTCAAGGATGCGGTCGCCCACGGAGGCAAGATTGTTACTGGCGGTGCCCGCCATGTTCTGGGTGGCAATTTCTGGCAGCCCACGGTGATAGCCGAAGCCAACGAGAAGATGAAGCTGGCAAAAGAAGAGACCTTTGGCCCCGTGGCTGCCTGCTTCCGTTTTGATGAGGAAGACGAGGTTATTCGTCGGGCAAATGATACCGAGTTCGGGCTGGCTGCGTATTTTTATACGCAAAACCTTCAGCGTGTGTTCCGCGTGTCGGCGGCACTGGAGAGTGGCATGGTCGGCATTAACGAGTGTGCCGTCTCGACGGAGCTGGCACCTTTCGGCGGCGTAAAAGAATCTGGCCTAGGACGTGAAGGTTCGGTGCTGGGACTGGAAGAGTTTTTAGAAGTGAAAGCCCTGCATATTGGGGGACTGTAA
- the tldD gene encoding metalloprotease TldD, which translates to MSLNLVSEQLLTANNINQQDLFSLLGQLSERKLDYADLYFQSSFHESWVLEDRIIKDGSWNIDQGVGVRAVSGEKTGFAYADQITLNALTQSATAARSIVREQGNGKSHTLGAVMHRSLYPTVDPLQSLTREEKIALLHRVDSAARAADKRVQEVSASLSGVYEMILVAATDGTLATDIRPLVRLSVSVQVEENGKRERGSSGGGGRFGYEFFLADESGEMRAEAWAREAVRMALVNLNAVAAPAGTIPVVLGAGWPGVLLHEAVGHGLEGDFNRRGTSVFSGQMGQLVASELCTVVDDGTIEGLRGSLAVDDEGVPGQYNVLIENGILKGYMQDKLNARLMGVNPTGNGRRESYAHLPMPRMTNTYMLAGKSTPQDIIESVEYGLYAPNFGGGQVDITSGKFVFSTSEAYLIENGKVTKPVKGATLIGSGIEAMQQISMVGNDLALDKGVGVCGKEGQSLPVGVGQPTLKLDKLTVGGTA; encoded by the coding sequence ATGAGTCTGAATCTGGTAAGTGAGCAGTTACTAACTGCTAACAACATTAATCAACAGGATCTCTTTTCCCTTCTCGGTCAGCTGTCTGAACGTAAACTGGATTATGCCGACCTCTATTTCCAGTCCAGCTTTCACGAGTCCTGGGTGCTGGAAGACCGCATCATTAAAGACGGTTCATGGAATATCGATCAGGGTGTCGGCGTCCGTGCCGTCAGCGGCGAAAAGACCGGTTTTGCCTATGCAGACCAGATTACGCTGAATGCCCTGACGCAGAGCGCTACCGCTGCGCGCAGCATTGTCCGTGAGCAGGGGAACGGAAAATCCCATACGCTTGGCGCGGTGATGCATCGTTCGTTGTACCCAACGGTGGATCCGCTGCAGAGCCTGACCCGTGAAGAAAAAATTGCGTTATTGCACCGCGTCGATAGCGCCGCCCGTGCTGCGGACAAACGTGTTCAGGAAGTCAGCGCCAGTCTGAGCGGCGTGTATGAAATGATTCTGGTGGCCGCCACTGACGGCACGCTGGCCACCGATATTCGCCCGCTGGTTCGCCTTTCTGTCAGCGTGCAGGTAGAGGAGAACGGCAAGCGTGAGCGTGGTTCAAGCGGCGGCGGCGGGCGCTTCGGCTATGAATTCTTCCTGGCTGATGAGTCTGGCGAAATGCGTGCTGAAGCCTGGGCGCGTGAAGCGGTGCGAATGGCGCTGGTTAATCTGAATGCGGTTGCTGCCCCGGCAGGCACCATTCCGGTGGTACTGGGTGCCGGCTGGCCGGGCGTGCTGTTGCATGAAGCGGTCGGTCATGGTCTGGAAGGCGACTTTAACCGCCGTGGAACCTCGGTCTTTAGTGGCCAGATGGGGCAGCTGGTGGCTTCTGAGCTCTGTACCGTGGTCGACGATGGCACCATCGAAGGTCTGCGTGGATCGCTGGCTGTCGATGATGAAGGCGTACCGGGTCAGTACAACGTACTGATTGAAAACGGCATTCTGAAAGGTTACATGCAGGATAAGCTCAATGCGCGCCTGATGGGGGTTAACCCAACGGGCAACGGCCGCCGTGAGTCCTATGCTCATCTGCCAATGCCGCGTATGACCAATACCTATATGCTGGCCGGTAAATCCACGCCGCAGGACATCATCGAAAGCGTGGAGTACGGCCTGTATGCACCGAACTTCGGCGGCGGTCAGGTTGATATCACCTCAGGTAAGTTTGTGTTCTCTACCTCAGAAGCGTATCTGATTGAGAACGGCAAGGTCACCAAACCGGTAAAAGGCGCGACCTTGATTGGCTCGGGCATCGAAGCGATGCAGCAAATCTCGATGGTCGGAAACGACCTGGCGCTGGATAAAGGCGTGGGCGTTTGCGGTAAAGAAGGCCAGAGCCTGCCGGTTGGTGTGGGTCAGCCCACGCTGAAGCTTGATAAGCTGACGGTTGGCGGCACCGCGTAA
- the argR gene encoding transcriptional regulator ArgR, with the protein MRNPSKQEDLIKAFKALLKEEKFSSQGEIVAALQEDGFDNINQSKVSRMLTKFGAVRTRNAKMEMVYCLPAELGVPTTTSPLKNLVLDIDYNDALVVIHTSPGAAQLIARLLDSLGKAEGILGTIAGDDTIFITPARAFTVKQLFEAILILFEQEL; encoded by the coding sequence ATGCGTAACCCATCAAAACAGGAAGACCTGATTAAAGCCTTTAAGGCTTTATTGAAGGAAGAGAAGTTCAGCTCGCAGGGCGAGATCGTCGCCGCTTTACAGGAAGATGGCTTCGACAATATCAATCAGTCTAAAGTCTCCCGCATGTTGACCAAGTTTGGTGCCGTGCGCACACGCAACGCCAAGATGGAAATGGTCTATTGCCTGCCTGCGGAACTGGGCGTGCCGACCACCACCAGCCCGCTTAAAAACCTCGTGCTGGATATCGACTACAACGATGCGTTGGTGGTAATCCATACCAGTCCGGGTGCCGCGCAGCTTATCGCTCGCCTGCTGGATTCCCTCGGCAAAGCTGAAGGGATCCTTGGCACCATTGCCGGCGATGACACCATCTTTATTACCCCTGCCCGCGCCTTTACGGTAAAGCAGCTGTTCGAAGCGATCCTGATCCTCTTCGAGCAAGAGTTATAA
- the degS gene encoding outer membrane-stress sensor serine endopeptidase DegS, whose translation MFPKLLRSVLLGLVVAGLLLAGMPALRIGSDFFSHKDDSANETPVSYNSAVRRAAPAVVNVYNRSANASADNLEIRTLGSGVIMDGRGYILTNKHVINDAEQIIVALQDGRIFEAMLVGSDSLTDLAVLKITASSLPVIPINPARIAHIGDLVMAIGNPYNIGQTVTQGIISATGRVGLSPSRYQNFLQTDASINKGNSGGALINSLGELMGINTLSFDKSNDGETPEGIGFAIPTALAAKIMDKLIRDGRVIRGFIGISGREVPQMHGQNSSLDHIQGIVVTNVSQGGPAAKAGLQINDVITNVNHKPAISAVETMDQVAEIRPGTVIDVDIIRNDQKMTLPITVLEYPGN comes from the coding sequence ATGTTTCCTAAACTATTGCGTTCAGTGCTTCTTGGCCTTGTAGTTGCGGGTTTGCTGCTGGCCGGCATGCCAGCATTGCGGATCGGCAGTGACTTTTTCTCGCACAAAGATGACAGCGCTAATGAAACGCCTGTCAGCTACAACTCTGCCGTGCGTCGGGCTGCCCCGGCGGTAGTGAATGTCTACAATCGCAGTGCCAATGCCTCTGCTGACAACCTCGAAATCCGCACGCTGGGATCTGGCGTGATCATGGATGGGCGTGGCTATATCCTTACTAATAAACACGTGATCAACGATGCCGAGCAGATTATCGTTGCGCTGCAAGATGGCCGCATCTTTGAGGCAATGTTAGTAGGTTCGGACAGCCTGACCGACCTAGCGGTGTTGAAGATCACCGCGTCCAGCCTGCCCGTTATCCCAATCAATCCCGCGCGCATTGCCCATATCGGCGATTTAGTGATGGCTATCGGCAACCCGTACAATATTGGGCAGACGGTGACCCAGGGGATTATCAGCGCCACTGGCCGCGTTGGTCTGAGCCCTTCCCGCTACCAGAACTTCTTACAGACAGATGCTTCCATCAACAAAGGGAACTCGGGCGGCGCCTTGATTAACTCTCTCGGTGAACTGATGGGAATCAATACGCTGTCGTTTGATAAGAGTAACGACGGTGAAACGCCGGAAGGCATTGGCTTTGCCATCCCTACGGCACTGGCTGCGAAAATCATGGATAAGCTTATTCGCGATGGTCGCGTAATCCGTGGGTTCATCGGCATCAGTGGCCGTGAAGTGCCGCAAATGCACGGACAAAACAGCAGCCTGGATCATATTCAGGGCATTGTGGTGACCAATGTTTCTCAGGGAGGCCCGGCAGCCAAAGCGGGTCTGCAAATCAATGATGTGATCACCAACGTGAACCATAAACCGGCTATTTCGGCGGTGGAAACAATGGATCAGGTTGCGGAGATTCGACCAGGAACCGTCATTGACGTGGATATCATTCGCAACGATCAAAAAATGACGCTGCCGATTACCGTGCTGGAATATCCGGGGAATTAA
- the aaeB gene encoding p-hydroxybenzoic acid efflux pump subunit AaeB encodes MQWHRLRFPIKLTFAIVLSLLIGFHFNLETPRWAVMTACIVAGGTAFAAGGDPFSGALRHRGMLRIIGTFLGCIAALTIMIATIRAPALMMLLCCMWAGLCVWLSSLIKIENSYALGLAGYTALIIVVSVDANGSVLLAPQFAVERCSEIIIGIVCAILADMLFSPRSVKQDIDREIDALLVDQYKLMQLCVAHGDKEEVDRLWTNLVRRTTALNGMRGNLMMESSRWQKIDERMRALNTLSLALITQAAETYLIQDSRKEYVPPQFHIFFDKSVENIGDIHKRMKIMRRVITTSGSKNTPVTLQNWVVAATRYLLLLKGIHTNSSISRIEREVLKDEPVVKMRSAESRHAMINGIRTFVATAVGSLFWLWTGWASGSGAMVMLAVITALAMRMPNPLMMAKDFLYGMIVAIPLGSLYYMVIMPSTQQSMLLLCISLGVMAFIGGILIQRRQIGTLGGLVGTINIITLDNPMTFNVTAFLDNALGQAIGCFLALLVILLIRDTSKARTGRILLNRFMYAAVAAMSTNQARRRENHLPALYHQLFMLLNIFPGDIDKFRIALTLIIGHQRLRDADIPVNEDLSAYHKQLRHTADQVIAARTDAKRHRYFEQLLAELDTYQGKLVHYDAPLNVTEPVKRLANTLKKYQNTLIQI; translated from the coding sequence ATGCAGTGGCACCGTTTGCGGTTCCCGATCAAGCTGACTTTTGCCATTGTGCTGTCTTTGCTAATCGGTTTTCACTTCAATCTTGAGACGCCTCGCTGGGCGGTAATGACCGCCTGCATCGTGGCAGGCGGAACGGCGTTTGCTGCCGGTGGCGATCCGTTCTCCGGCGCGCTTCGCCACCGCGGCATGTTGCGTATCATCGGCACCTTCCTAGGGTGTATTGCGGCACTGACCATCATGATCGCCACCATCAGGGCACCGGCGTTAATGATGCTGCTTTGCTGCATGTGGGCCGGACTCTGCGTCTGGCTCTCTTCCCTGATCAAAATTGAAAACTCCTATGCGCTGGGCCTGGCGGGTTACACCGCGCTGATCATTGTGGTCAGTGTGGATGCGAACGGTTCAGTGCTGCTGGCTCCGCAGTTTGCGGTGGAACGCTGTAGCGAAATCATCATCGGGATTGTCTGCGCCATCCTCGCCGATATGCTGTTTTCGCCGCGCTCGGTGAAGCAGGACATTGACCGGGAAATTGATGCCCTGCTGGTGGATCAGTACAAGCTGATGCAGCTTTGTGTCGCGCACGGCGACAAGGAAGAAGTCGACAGACTGTGGACCAACCTGGTTCGCCGCACCACGGCGCTGAACGGCATGCGGGGCAACCTGATGATGGAGTCCAGCCGCTGGCAGAAAATCGATGAGCGCATGCGTGCGCTGAATACCCTTTCGCTGGCGCTGATTACCCAGGCCGCCGAAACCTATCTGATCCAGGACAGCCGAAAAGAGTATGTCCCGCCGCAGTTCCATATCTTTTTTGATAAATCAGTAGAAAACATCGGTGACATCCACAAGCGGATGAAGATCATGCGACGGGTTATCACCACCAGTGGCAGCAAAAACACGCCGGTTACGTTGCAGAACTGGGTGGTCGCCGCCACGCGCTACCTGTTGTTGTTAAAAGGCATCCATACCAATAGCAGCATCAGCCGTATCGAGCGGGAAGTGCTGAAGGATGAGCCGGTGGTGAAGATGCGTTCGGCCGAATCCCGCCATGCGATGATCAACGGTATCAGGACGTTTGTGGCCACCGCAGTCGGCTCTCTTTTCTGGCTGTGGACCGGCTGGGCTTCCGGAAGCGGCGCGATGGTCATGCTGGCGGTGATCACCGCGCTGGCGATGCGTATGCCGAATCCCCTGATGATGGCGAAGGATTTCCTCTACGGCATGATCGTGGCGATCCCACTCGGATCGCTCTATTACATGGTGATCATGCCGTCAACCCAGCAAAGTATGCTGCTGTTGTGCATCTCGCTGGGTGTGATGGCATTTATCGGTGGAATACTGATCCAGCGGCGGCAGATTGGTACTTTGGGTGGCCTGGTCGGCACCATCAACATTATTACCCTGGATAACCCGATGACCTTTAACGTCACCGCGTTTCTGGATAACGCGTTGGGGCAGGCTATCGGCTGCTTCCTCGCGCTGCTGGTGATCCTGTTGATCCGGGACACGTCGAAAGCCCGCACCGGCCGCATTTTGCTGAATCGCTTTATGTATGCCGCGGTGGCCGCCATGAGTACCAATCAGGCTCGCCGTCGTGAGAATCATCTGCCGGCGCTATATCACCAGCTCTTTATGTTGCTGAACATTTTCCCTGGTGATATCGATAAATTCCGCATTGCCCTGACGTTGATCATCGGGCACCAGCGTTTGCGGGATGCAGATATCCCGGTTAATGAGGATTTATCGGCTTACCATAAACAGCTGCGGCATACCGCCGATCAGGTCATTGCCGCAAGAACCGATGCAAAACGACATCGTTACTTCGAGCAGCTGCTGGCCGAGCTGGACACTTATCAGGGCAAGCTGGTGCATTATGACGCGCCGCTGAACGTAACCGAGCCGGTCAAAAGGCTGGCGAATACGCTGAAAAAGTACCAGAACACCCTCATCCAAATCTGA
- the aaeA gene encoding p-hydroxybenzoic acid efflux pump subunit AaeA, translating into MKALTTKIARYAITLILVVIAVILIFRAWVFYTESPWTRDAKFTADVVAIAPDVSGLITDVKVRDNQLVKKDQVLFVVDQPRYQQALDEAEADVAYYQALVNEKRREAARRNQLGVSAMSREAIEQSNNDYQTSEHQLAKSIATRDTAKLDLTRTVVKAPADGWVTNLNVYRGEFITRGSTAVALVQQHTFYVLAYMEETKLEGVRPGYRVEITPLGSNRVLHGTVDSVAAGVTNSSSTIDSKGMATIDSNLEWVRLAQRVPVRIHLDEQQGNLYPSGTTATVVVTGAADRKPEQMSPMSKLMHRLREFG; encoded by the coding sequence GTGAAAGCGCTAACTACAAAAATTGCCCGATACGCCATAACCCTGATTCTGGTCGTCATCGCCGTTATCCTGATTTTCCGCGCATGGGTGTTCTACACAGAATCCCCGTGGACACGTGATGCTAAATTTACTGCGGATGTCGTGGCGATTGCCCCGGACGTGAGCGGCCTGATAACGGATGTTAAGGTACGCGATAACCAGCTGGTGAAGAAAGACCAGGTGCTGTTCGTGGTCGATCAGCCGCGCTATCAACAGGCACTGGATGAAGCTGAAGCCGATGTGGCTTACTACCAGGCGCTGGTGAACGAGAAACGTCGTGAAGCGGCCCGCCGCAATCAGTTAGGTGTTTCTGCCATGTCCCGTGAGGCCATCGAGCAATCCAATAACGATTACCAGACCTCCGAGCACCAGCTGGCGAAATCCATCGCGACGCGCGATACCGCAAAACTGGATCTGACGCGTACCGTGGTGAAAGCGCCGGCCGATGGTTGGGTGACTAACCTGAACGTTTACCGCGGTGAATTCATTACCCGTGGCTCAACCGCCGTGGCGTTGGTGCAGCAGCATACTTTCTATGTGCTGGCCTATATGGAAGAAACCAAGCTGGAAGGCGTCCGTCCGGGTTACCGTGTCGAGATTACGCCGCTGGGCAGCAACCGCGTATTGCATGGTACGGTGGACAGCGTTGCGGCGGGTGTGACTAACAGCAGCAGCACCATCGACAGCAAAGGGATGGCGACCATTGACTCCAACCTGGAGTGGGTGCGTCTGGCGCAGCGTGTGCCGGTGCGTATTCACCTGGACGAGCAGCAGGGCAATCTTTATCCATCCGGCACCACGGCGACGGTAGTGGTAACCGGCGCAGCCGATCGCAAGCCGGAACAGATGTCACCGATGTCGAAGTTGATGCATCGCCTGCGTGAGTTCGGCTAA
- the mdh gene encoding malate dehydrogenase, translated as MKVAVLGAAGGIGQALALLLKTQLPAGSDLSLYDIAPVTPGVAVDLSHIPTAVNIKGFCGEDATPALKGADVVLISAGVARKPGMDRSDLFNVNAGIVRNLIEQVASTCPKALIGIITNPVNTTVAIAAEVLKKAGVYDKNKLFGVTTLDIIRSNTFVAELKGKNPAELNIPVVGGHSGVTILPLLSQIPGVSFSEQEVADLTKRIQNAGTEVVEAKAGGGSATLSMGQAAAKFGLSLVRALNGESNVVECAYVEGDGAHARFFSQPLLLGKNGIVERKPIGTLSAFEQKSLDGMLDTLKKDITLGEEFVK; from the coding sequence ATGAAAGTTGCAGTTCTCGGCGCAGCTGGCGGTATTGGCCAGGCTCTCGCACTTCTGCTAAAAACCCAGCTTCCGGCGGGTTCCGACCTCTCTCTGTACGACATCGCTCCCGTTACGCCTGGCGTAGCTGTTGATTTGAGCCATATCCCTACCGCAGTCAATATCAAAGGTTTCTGTGGCGAAGACGCAACGCCGGCGCTGAAAGGCGCTGACGTGGTCCTGATCTCCGCTGGCGTGGCGCGTAAGCCAGGCATGGATCGCTCCGATCTGTTCAATGTTAACGCCGGTATTGTTCGTAATCTGATTGAACAGGTTGCCAGCACTTGCCCTAAGGCGTTGATAGGTATCATCACTAACCCGGTTAACACCACGGTCGCGATTGCTGCGGAAGTGCTGAAAAAAGCCGGCGTTTACGATAAAAACAAACTTTTTGGCGTTACCACGCTGGATATCATCCGTTCCAACACCTTCGTCGCTGAGCTGAAGGGCAAAAATCCTGCCGAGCTGAACATCCCGGTAGTGGGTGGACACTCAGGCGTGACTATCTTGCCTCTGCTCTCCCAGATCCCAGGCGTCAGCTTCTCTGAACAGGAAGTGGCCGATCTGACGAAACGTATCCAGAACGCGGGTACCGAAGTGGTTGAGGCGAAAGCAGGTGGCGGATCCGCGACGCTGTCGATGGGCCAGGCTGCGGCCAAATTCGGTCTGTCGCTGGTACGCGCTCTGAACGGTGAAAGCAACGTTGTGGAATGTGCTTATGTTGAGGGAGATGGCGCACATGCTCGCTTCTTCTCACAACCGCTGCTGCTGGGTAAAAACGGCATCGTTGAGCGCAAGCCAATCGGCACGCTGAGCGCTTTTGAGCAGAAGTCGTTGGACGGCATGTTGGATACGCTGAAGAAAGACATTACCTTGGGCGAAGAATTCGTTAAATAA
- the yhcN gene encoding peroxide/acid stress response protein YhcN produces MNIKTTVAAVTVLSALSFGAFAAESVNADQAQNLQSVGTISVSGVAGSPMDIRQQLNAKADAQGASAYRVIEAYNNGNYHATAELYK; encoded by the coding sequence ATGAACATTAAAACTACTGTTGCGGCTGTAACCGTTCTTTCTGCTCTCTCTTTTGGTGCTTTTGCAGCTGAATCTGTTAATGCGGATCAGGCGCAAAATCTGCAATCAGTTGGCACCATCTCCGTAAGCGGCGTTGCCGGTTCACCGATGGACATCCGCCAGCAGCTGAATGCGAAAGCTGACGCTCAGGGCGCAAGTGCTTACCGAGTTATCGAGGCGTACAACAACGGTAACTACCACGCGACTGCAGAGCTGTACAAATAA
- a CDS encoding barstar family protein: MRTEIFDFDEIVDQAHFYRQFSERFALADLNVKDLDSLWDAVTLLPLPLEIEFVHLGSGQKRRYGALILLFDEAEEELEGQLRFNVR, encoded by the coding sequence ATGAGAACAGAGATTTTTGATTTTGATGAAATTGTCGATCAGGCACACTTCTACCGCCAGTTCAGCGAACGGTTTGCGCTGGCCGATCTGAATGTGAAGGATTTGGACAGCTTATGGGACGCGGTGACGCTGTTGCCATTACCCCTGGAAATTGAATTTGTACATTTGGGGAGCGGACAGAAGCGGCGTTATGGCGCGTTAATCCTGCTGTTTGATGAAGCAGAAGAGGAGCTGGAAGGGCAGCTCCGATTTAACGTTCGCTAG